Proteins encoded in a region of the Chryseobacterium piperi genome:
- a CDS encoding T9SS type A sorting domain-containing protein, whose translation MRNVFKNLVTILCFVSIGVSSMNLSFEKNAIGLINNYLLKKRDSLIKIPEEFNKANSLKITSIKQAQRKVAVDWSKAPNSYIFDPSQTSSGIIIPVRKAYAMWEGDKYVGGDGIPVGKLAADVLWEDVPGLILSGSDYALEMIDSGQNAKIRVPVNKSKKGNAVIAFRVNGDIFWSWHVWVTDDPTNGSAYKSFAGVTRERNDGIIEVIPDSEWKWMDRNLGAVERTITGMEWNRNGGLLYQWGRKDPIPPLVYRGNDFYEVSGSIGRVRHRGAKNFTNAVRIDDLRKFVLLSNADVKNNIKLSVKNPLSLIYVNKNDNSGPAYYNNNSNLMVNWFGTLVNLKDSQLTELNLWSDNSRGKVNTDYSTDTAAQPYRDKSAYDPCPNGWRIPSVLVANLASANYVDDIRVDFSPFGVRTNTPKNTFENSGYHIIKPTDANIANFMKGFKLYSNIGFDLSNVDGYDMGIFPGIGLIAINAQSGQFTDQHHTSLWTATMAKHFDSTPATTARGLFMVPDKGQSDVPDPNFPNIKGRFQYLPLMGMNTSSANGCRCIKDPLYVVDNYDFPTEFLNDGAGYWGGIDDPNSYQIVKSTSLSVVEIPISKAFSVQSQLLGNLEILNASSFNNLKTNVLWTTNSNLINKIVVSNPAPNSLDDIVNSEILVQVNPNQSGNAVVTLHNGSITNPVYWSWHVWVTDTPINTYQYTTELPVGNVTNYINYVDKADIVLQTEFMDRNLGATDAFPVVANGLTPTSAELAKIRASTGLHYQWGRKDPIPTFQYADNRVSYNVFLGNTAANGSVAYTTLTAATYNNTSGNYIVPYNTYSNASNANVLDSDKISDKIAKILSYSVKSPLVYMVPSTFASYNSSVPSYTNGTDWLSNEPNLAPDRWGRGGKKSPFDPCPEGWRIPDVSGVAIISGKDFGMTPWYKKDKNVASSYSVINDYLGVRVRNPSTTSTIGYTFNNSAYAVGNFPNSGSRGFRSVTGNQSAQGTYNVLNFQYPGVWTGALISNYIGRPINILFDAASSANRMIAFNDNNDPYFGMSCRCVKMKYDTNGNEEGVIPKLQITSLSATREAMPLSKSDIKDIVSKEKNSVFPNPVKNDLYIKAPNNEGYYYQIYNMSGQLVKSGKFENGKTSLSLLSSGIYLIRINSENNIIKIIKE comes from the coding sequence ATGAGAAACGTATTCAAGAACTTAGTGACAATATTGTGTTTTGTCTCGATTGGTGTCTCTTCTATGAATCTTTCATTCGAAAAGAATGCTATAGGATTAATCAATAATTATTTATTAAAAAAGAGGGATTCTTTGATCAAGATTCCAGAAGAGTTCAATAAAGCCAATAGTTTGAAAATCACTTCAATTAAACAGGCCCAGAGAAAGGTTGCTGTTGATTGGAGCAAAGCCCCGAATAGCTATATTTTTGATCCAAGCCAGACTTCATCTGGAATAATAATCCCTGTCAGGAAGGCATACGCAATGTGGGAAGGTGATAAATATGTAGGAGGAGATGGGATTCCTGTGGGTAAGTTGGCGGCTGATGTGCTATGGGAAGATGTTCCGGGGCTTATATTGAGTGGCTCTGACTATGCTTTGGAAATGATAGATTCAGGGCAAAATGCAAAAATTAGAGTCCCGGTTAATAAGTCTAAGAAAGGAAATGCTGTAATAGCATTTAGGGTAAATGGTGATATTTTCTGGTCCTGGCATGTATGGGTAACGGACGATCCTACTAATGGATCTGCGTATAAGAGTTTTGCCGGAGTAACAAGGGAGAGAAATGATGGAATAATAGAGGTGATTCCGGATTCGGAATGGAAGTGGATGGATAGAAATTTAGGGGCTGTAGAGAGAACGATTACGGGTATGGAATGGAATAGAAATGGAGGGTTGTTATATCAATGGGGAAGGAAGGATCCGATACCCCCTCTAGTGTATAGAGGAAATGATTTTTATGAAGTTTCGGGCTCTATAGGAAGAGTAAGACACCGGGGGGCTAAAAACTTTACCAATGCCGTGAGAATTGATGATCTTAGAAAATTTGTTTTATTATCCAATGCGGATGTTAAAAATAATATCAAACTATCGGTAAAAAATCCATTGAGTCTTATCTACGTTAATAAAAATGACAACTCCGGACCTGCTTATTATAATAACAATAGCAATCTAATGGTTAATTGGTTCGGAACCTTAGTTAACCTGAAAGACAGCCAACTTACAGAGCTTAATTTATGGTCTGATAATTCGCGTGGAAAGGTCAATACAGACTATAGTACGGATACTGCAGCTCAGCCTTATAGAGATAAATCTGCATATGATCCATGTCCAAACGGGTGGAGGATTCCGTCTGTATTGGTTGCTAATTTGGCTTCTGCAAATTATGTAGATGATATTAGAGTTGATTTTTCCCCTTTTGGAGTAAGAACCAATACTCCAAAAAATACGTTTGAAAATAGCGGGTATCATATAATAAAGCCTACGGATGCTAATATTGCTAATTTTATGAAGGGATTTAAATTGTATTCTAATATTGGATTTGATTTGTCCAATGTTGATGGGTATGATATGGGAATATTTCCAGGTATCGGTCTTATTGCAATTAATGCTCAGTCGGGCCAATTTACAGATCAGCATCATACGAGTCTATGGACAGCCACTATGGCTAAACATTTTGATTCTACCCCTGCTACTACAGCAAGGGGGTTATTTATGGTGCCTGACAAAGGTCAATCAGATGTTCCTGATCCCAACTTTCCCAATATAAAAGGAAGATTCCAATATTTGCCTTTAATGGGTATGAATACATCTAGTGCAAATGGATGCAGATGTATAAAAGATCCTTTGTATGTAGTGGATAATTATGATTTTCCAACAGAGTTTTTAAATGATGGAGCGGGATATTGGGGAGGGATTGATGATCCTAATAGCTATCAGATTGTTAAAAGTACTTCATTATCTGTTGTTGAAATTCCAATCAGTAAGGCATTTTCGGTTCAAAGTCAACTTCTTGGAAATTTGGAAATATTAAATGCTTCCAGTTTTAATAATTTAAAAACTAATGTGCTTTGGACTACGAATAGTAACTTGATAAATAAAATTGTTGTGTCAAACCCAGCACCCAATTCATTAGACGATATTGTTAATTCAGAGATTTTAGTTCAGGTTAATCCTAATCAAAGCGGAAATGCTGTGGTGACCTTGCATAACGGTAGTATAACGAATCCTGTATATTGGAGTTGGCATGTTTGGGTTACAGATACTCCTATCAATACTTATCAATATACTACTGAGCTGCCTGTAGGAAATGTAACTAACTATATCAATTATGTGGATAAAGCAGATATTGTTTTGCAGACAGAATTTATGGATAGGAATTTAGGGGCTACCGATGCATTCCCTGTTGTGGCTAATGGTCTTACACCTACGTCCGCAGAGTTGGCGAAGATAAGGGCGTCCACAGGATTGCATTACCAGTGGGGAAGAAAAGATCCTATTCCAACATTTCAATATGCAGATAACCGGGTATCTTATAATGTATTTTTAGGAAATACTGCTGCGAATGGCTCTGTTGCTTATACAACTCTTACTGCAGCAACCTATAATAATACCTCAGGGAATTATATAGTACCCTATAATACATATTCTAACGCTTCAAATGCTAATGTGCTGGATAGTGATAAGATTTCAGATAAAATTGCAAAAATTCTTTCTTATTCTGTTAAGAGTCCCCTGGTATATATGGTTCCAAGTACTTTTGCTTCTTATAATAGCAGTGTTCCGAGCTATACCAATGGGACAGATTGGTTATCAAATGAGCCGAATTTGGCGCCGGACAGATGGGGGCGTGGTGGAAAAAAATCACCGTTTGATCCTTGTCCTGAAGGATGGAGGATTCCTGATGTTTCAGGAGTAGCTATTATATCAGGAAAGGATTTTGGTATGACACCATGGTATAAAAAAGATAAAAATGTAGCCAGTTCGTATAGTGTAATAAATGATTATCTTGGAGTGAGAGTGAGGAACCCCAGTACTACCTCTACAATAGGATATACTTTTAATAATTCTGCTTATGCGGTAGGGAATTTTCCTAATTCAGGCTCCAGAGGATTTAGAAGTGTTACAGGGAATCAGTCGGCACAAGGAACATATAATGTACTTAATTTTCAATATCCTGGAGTTTGGACAGGAGCTTTGATCTCAAATTATATAGGCAGACCTATTAATATTTTGTTTGATGCTGCTTCTAGTGCTAATCGGATGATTGCATTTAATGACAATAATGATCCCTATTTCGGGATGAGTTGCCGTTGTGTGAAAATGAAATATGATACAAATGGAAATGAAGAAGGGGTTATTCCCAAGCTTCAGATCACTTCATTATCTGCCACAAGGGAGGCAATGCCTTTGAGTAAAAGCGATATCAAGGATATTGTTAGCAAAGAAAAAAATTCAGTATTTCCTAATCCTGTAAAAAATGATCTTTACATAAAAGCTCCTAATAATGAAGGCTATTATTATCAAATATATAATATGTCCGGGCAATTAGTGAAATCCGGTAAGTTTGAAAATGGAAAGACAAGTCTTTCATTACTTAGTTCGGGAATTTATTTAATAAGAATTAACAGCGAAAATAATATTATTAAGATTATTAAAGAATAA
- the topA gene encoding type I DNA topoisomerase yields MSKNLVIVESPAKAKTIQKYLGKDFDVKSSFGHIRDLPKKGMGIDLETFSPDYEVSADKKKLVTELKSAVKKAEIVWLASDEDREGEAIAWHLADELKLKPENRKRIVFHEITKNAILKAIENPRDIDQNLVNAQQARRVLDRIVGFEMSPVLWKKVKPGLSAGRVQSVAVRLIVEREKEIRVFTPKASFKLEGIFLNKTEQEISAKLKKDFEKEEDAEKFLETAKTTEFKVLNVETKPGTRSASAPFTTSTLQQEASSRLGYNVTNTMRLAQRLYEEGYITYMRTDSVNLSQEAIEGAKKQIISEYGTEYSAPRKYTTKSASAQEAHEAIRPTDFGVKSIGDTQLNRLYQLIYRRTLASQMANAKIEKTVIEIGNPSLPQHFEAQGEVIIFDGFLKAYGIVKTEDEDDENNEKLLPKVSIGEVLEYKSITATEKFTRPSARYTEAGLVKKLEELGIGRPSTYAPTIQTIQNREYVDKREIEPQTREVVKMSLVKDKIKKVVLDEKFGGDKNKFVPTDIGEVVNDFLIDHFKEILDYGFTARVEESFDEIANGDQKWKEMMTDFYSKFHPRIADVEENADRANGDRLLGVDPKTGKNVHARIGRFGAMIQIGETEDEEKPTFASLMVGQNIATISLEEALELFKLPFELNDYEGQAVSVGVGRFGPYVKWGETYISIPKGEDPLSVDQKRAEEIIGEKKKADAPIATYKGEPVTKGTGRFGPFIKYQSIFVNVPKKYNFDNLSQSDINELIDAKLEKEANRYIQQWEKEKISIENGRWGPFVKFGKAMFKIPKKKDETKYDAEELKEVSLDEVKKWITAQDKNAFAEKKKPAAKKKAPAAKKTTAKKK; encoded by the coding sequence ATGTCGAAAAATTTAGTAATCGTAGAGTCCCCGGCCAAAGCAAAAACTATTCAGAAATATTTAGGAAAGGATTTTGATGTGAAATCGAGTTTCGGTCATATCCGGGATTTACCCAAAAAAGGAATGGGAATTGATCTTGAGACATTCAGTCCTGATTACGAAGTTTCTGCAGACAAGAAGAAATTAGTAACGGAATTGAAATCTGCTGTAAAAAAAGCTGAAATAGTTTGGTTAGCTTCCGATGAGGATCGTGAAGGAGAGGCTATTGCATGGCATTTGGCAGATGAATTAAAATTAAAACCGGAAAACAGAAAAAGAATTGTTTTCCATGAGATTACTAAAAATGCCATTCTAAAAGCAATCGAAAATCCTAGAGATATTGATCAAAATTTGGTGAATGCTCAACAGGCCCGAAGAGTTTTAGACCGAATTGTAGGTTTTGAAATGTCTCCGGTTCTTTGGAAAAAAGTGAAACCAGGATTATCTGCGGGTAGAGTTCAGTCTGTAGCTGTAAGGTTGATTGTTGAAAGAGAAAAGGAAATTCGTGTATTCACCCCAAAAGCAAGTTTTAAATTAGAAGGTATTTTCTTAAATAAAACGGAGCAGGAAATTTCCGCAAAACTTAAAAAGGATTTTGAAAAAGAAGAAGATGCTGAAAAGTTCCTAGAAACGGCAAAAACTACAGAATTTAAAGTTCTGAATGTTGAAACTAAGCCGGGAACACGTTCTGCATCCGCACCTTTTACAACTTCTACACTACAACAGGAAGCATCTTCAAGATTAGGCTATAACGTTACCAATACGATGCGTCTTGCTCAAAGATTATATGAGGAGGGGTATATTACTTACATGAGAACAGACTCAGTAAATCTTTCTCAGGAGGCAATAGAAGGAGCAAAAAAACAAATTATTTCAGAATATGGAACGGAATATTCTGCTCCAAGGAAATATACTACAAAGTCAGCTTCGGCACAGGAAGCTCACGAGGCTATTCGTCCTACTGATTTTGGAGTAAAGAGTATCGGTGATACTCAATTAAACAGATTATATCAGCTGATATACAGAAGAACACTGGCCTCTCAGATGGCTAATGCTAAAATAGAGAAAACAGTAATTGAAATTGGGAACCCTAGCTTGCCGCAGCATTTTGAAGCGCAGGGAGAGGTGATCATTTTTGATGGTTTCTTAAAAGCTTATGGAATTGTAAAAACCGAAGATGAAGATGATGAGAATAATGAAAAGTTATTGCCAAAGGTAAGTATAGGAGAGGTTTTAGAATATAAATCAATCACAGCAACTGAAAAATTTACCAGACCAAGTGCACGATATACGGAAGCAGGATTGGTAAAAAAACTTGAAGAATTAGGAATTGGTCGTCCATCTACTTATGCGCCGACAATTCAGACTATTCAAAATCGTGAGTATGTTGATAAACGTGAGATTGAACCGCAAACTCGGGAAGTAGTAAAAATGTCTTTAGTAAAAGACAAAATAAAAAAAGTAGTTCTTGACGAAAAGTTCGGCGGAGATAAAAATAAATTTGTTCCTACAGATATAGGTGAAGTTGTTAATGACTTCCTTATCGATCATTTTAAAGAGATCCTGGATTACGGATTCACAGCAAGAGTAGAAGAAAGTTTTGATGAAATTGCCAATGGTGATCAAAAATGGAAGGAGATGATGACTGACTTCTATTCTAAATTTCACCCGAGAATTGCTGATGTTGAAGAAAATGCAGATCGCGCTAACGGGGACCGGTTATTAGGAGTTGATCCTAAAACAGGTAAAAATGTACATGCAAGAATTGGTAGATTTGGAGCAATGATCCAGATTGGAGAAACTGAAGATGAAGAAAAGCCAACTTTTGCATCATTAATGGTTGGTCAGAATATTGCAACCATTAGCCTTGAAGAAGCTCTGGAATTATTCAAATTACCTTTCGAACTTAATGATTACGAAGGACAGGCTGTTTCCGTAGGAGTTGGTAGATTCGGGCCTTACGTAAAATGGGGTGAAACATATATTAGCATTCCTAAAGGTGAAGACCCTCTTTCCGTAGATCAAAAACGTGCGGAAGAAATCATTGGTGAAAAGAAAAAAGCAGATGCTCCGATTGCGACTTATAAAGGAGAGCCTGTAACAAAAGGAACCGGAAGATTTGGACCATTTATCAAATACCAGAGCATTTTTGTGAATGTTCCTAAAAAATATAACTTTGATAATCTTTCTCAGAGCGATATCAACGAATTAATTGATGCAAAATTGGAGAAAGAAGCCAATAGGTATATCCAGCAATGGGAAAAGGAGAAAATTTCTATTGAAAATGGAAGATGGGGCCCATTCGTTAAATTTGGAAAGGCGATGTTTAAGATTCCAAAGAAAAAGGATGAAACCAAATATGATGCTGAAGAATTAAAAGAAGTTTCTTTGGATGAGGTGAAAAAGTGGATTACAGCCCAGGATAAAAATGCATTTGCAGAGAAGAAAAAGCCTGCGGCTAAGAAGAAGGCTCCTGCAGCAAAAAAAACAACAGCCAAAAAGAAGTAA
- a CDS encoding formimidoylglutamase — MDFEDFIISPRNFKTENWQIGNRIKKEIKEDSIVLLFVSDYRGANGEAEVQDFTAIRKEFYKLSQLDFEIPIIDLGDLVSGKSVQDSHYILQEVLSACHYKRAIPVIIGGSNDFAYSLFSGLNFHQKNINYTQISNIISLKQGEEINEHTFLSKILGAKNFSIKNYHHLGYQKHLNEVDSVKLIKEVEFDIIRLAEMMNSTEKTEPFFRKADLVTVNCDAIESFSEPFSMNPQVNGLNRREICAYMKEIGLSENLKSVGIFNYNIYSESQLNHQLLAQMIWYLIEGINIQRSHPKERHYEVFYVLIDDYQYAFKRDTFSDLWYFGDDENIENCIPCSRKDFDEAKKGWLNARLTKI; from the coding sequence ATGGATTTTGAAGATTTTATTATTTCCCCGAGAAATTTCAAAACTGAAAACTGGCAGATCGGAAATCGAATAAAGAAAGAGATAAAGGAAGACAGTATTGTTTTGCTGTTTGTCTCTGATTATCGAGGGGCCAACGGTGAAGCAGAGGTACAAGATTTTACGGCAATAAGAAAGGAATTTTATAAACTTTCACAACTGGATTTTGAAATTCCCATTATTGATTTAGGTGATTTGGTCTCGGGTAAATCCGTTCAGGATTCTCACTATATTCTACAAGAAGTTTTATCTGCTTGTCATTACAAAAGAGCTATTCCCGTAATTATTGGAGGGTCAAATGATTTTGCGTACTCCTTGTTCTCCGGGTTGAATTTTCATCAAAAAAATATTAATTATACGCAGATCAGTAATATCATTTCTCTTAAACAGGGAGAGGAGATTAATGAGCACACTTTTTTAAGCAAAATCTTAGGAGCTAAAAACTTTTCCATTAAAAATTATCATCATCTCGGGTATCAGAAACATTTAAATGAAGTTGATTCTGTGAAGCTGATCAAAGAAGTAGAGTTTGATATTATCCGACTTGCGGAAATGATGAATTCTACAGAAAAAACAGAACCTTTCTTTAGAAAAGCGGATCTGGTCACCGTTAATTGTGATGCTATTGAAAGCTTTAGTGAGCCTTTTTCAATGAATCCACAGGTAAATGGGCTAAATAGAAGAGAAATTTGTGCTTATATGAAGGAGATAGGGCTTAGTGAAAATCTAAAGTCTGTGGGTATTTTTAATTACAATATTTATTCTGAAAGCCAACTTAATCACCAGCTTTTAGCACAGATGATCTGGTATTTAATTGAAGGAATTAATATTCAGAGGTCTCACCCAAAAGAAAGGCATTATGAGGTGTTTTATGTTCTGATTGATGATTATCAATATGCATTTAAGCGAGATACTTTCAGTGATTTATGGTATTTTGGCGATGATGAAAATATAGAAAATTGCATTCCGTGCTCAAGAAAAGACTTTGATGAGGCAAAAAAAGGATGGTTGAACGCAAGGCTGACGAAAATTTAA
- a CDS encoding glycosyltransferase family 2 protein, whose amino-acid sequence MVNTVPAKISIIVPVYNVENYLAKCLDSLMNQTLSSIEVVIVNDGSKDTSEKIIQEYAKAFPDKIKAYNKENGGLSDARNFGIDHATAEYIGFVDSDDYVTADMFEEMLALAEKHGAEMVICNIQKVDESGNITQKLKQLPNMSEKIDLEKNFSVFSDLSYFACNKLFRKELFTQKRFKKAVHFEDIQLIPQLLLECKTLAQTQKFHYQYLERTDSITKTHTEKGLDILRAVEDVESAFEKSQYSSKEKELKNFQILEGVYTFLAYLAYVKDKKTFYEMSNQLGVFIKKRNLKIKDILNYTRFGRNYILYLPLKKKIFYLLYFAGQKKLIRKLI is encoded by the coding sequence ATGGTAAACACTGTTCCCGCAAAAATTTCTATCATAGTTCCCGTCTACAATGTTGAAAACTATCTGGCAAAATGTCTGGATTCTTTAATGAATCAGACCCTTAGCAGTATTGAAGTTGTTATTGTTAATGATGGAAGCAAAGATACCTCTGAAAAGATTATCCAAGAATATGCTAAAGCATTTCCTGATAAGATAAAGGCATATAATAAGGAAAATGGAGGGCTGAGCGATGCAAGGAATTTTGGAATAGATCACGCAACAGCAGAATATATAGGGTTTGTAGATAGTGATGACTATGTTACGGCAGATATGTTTGAAGAAATGCTAGCCTTAGCTGAAAAACATGGTGCAGAAATGGTTATTTGCAATATTCAAAAGGTTGACGAATCCGGAAATATAACCCAGAAGTTAAAGCAGTTACCTAATATGTCGGAGAAAATAGATTTAGAAAAGAATTTTTCTGTCTTTTCAGATTTAAGTTATTTCGCATGTAATAAATTATTCAGAAAAGAGCTTTTTACTCAAAAGCGGTTCAAAAAAGCGGTGCATTTTGAAGATATTCAACTTATTCCACAGCTTTTATTGGAATGTAAAACGCTGGCACAAACCCAAAAATTTCATTATCAGTATCTGGAACGTACGGATTCTATTACAAAGACACATACAGAAAAGGGGCTTGATATTTTAAGAGCAGTAGAGGATGTAGAATCTGCATTTGAAAAGTCCCAATATTCGTCAAAGGAAAAAGAGCTAAAAAACTTTCAGATTTTGGAAGGAGTATATACTTTTCTAGCCTATCTGGCCTATGTGAAGGATAAGAAAACTTTTTATGAAATGTCGAATCAACTAGGTGTTTTTATTAAAAAAAGAAATCTTAAAATTAAAGATATATTAAACTATACTCGTTTTGGTAGGAATTATATTTTATATTTGCCACTGAAAAAAAAGATATTTTATCTATTATATTTTGCCGGACAAAAGAAATTGATAAGAAAATTAATCTAA
- a CDS encoding glycosyltransferase family 4 protein, translating to MKNFELFLSDVGISIFYVKIGLGFLFSFLITFFSVPTIIKISRRKNLMDEPGVRSSHLRKIPNLGGIAIFYSIGICTSIFAYELFDLYKFLFASLLILLYVGVMDDIVVMRAYKKLVAQIVVSALIVIGSDIRIRNLFGIFGIYELEYVLSVLFSIVTFIILINAFNLIDGIDGLAGGYSVICSALFGISYYRLGEYNYPLVVLSVVIIGAVLAFLYYNLSNYRTNKIFMGDTGSMLLGFLLAFTGICFIDIFIDKKLPDIPRYHLQSAPAIAVAILILPIVDTLNVIIVRLWNKKSPFEADKNHIHHKLLKLNITHRRSGIYIIMYYLFIVMVAYYLRHIDVNLLLLVIVILGFAGAYFPDFIYYTRNNKK from the coding sequence ATGAAGAATTTTGAATTGTTCTTGAGCGATGTGGGGATTTCTATTTTTTATGTAAAAATAGGATTAGGCTTCTTGTTCTCTTTTTTAATTACATTTTTCTCCGTTCCTACCATTATTAAAATTTCTAGAAGAAAAAATCTGATGGATGAGCCGGGAGTAAGAAGTTCTCACCTGAGAAAAATACCTAATCTTGGGGGTATTGCTATCTTCTATTCAATAGGTATTTGTACTTCTATTTTTGCATACGAACTTTTTGACTTGTATAAATTTTTGTTTGCTTCCTTACTTATTCTTCTGTATGTGGGTGTGATGGATGATATTGTGGTGATGCGGGCATATAAAAAGCTGGTGGCACAGATTGTTGTATCGGCACTTATTGTCATAGGATCAGATATCAGAATCAGAAATTTGTTTGGAATTTTTGGAATTTATGAACTAGAATACGTTTTAAGTGTTTTATTTAGTATTGTCACTTTTATTATTCTTATCAATGCATTTAACTTAATTGATGGGATTGATGGCCTGGCAGGAGGATACTCTGTGATATGTAGTGCGTTGTTTGGGATAAGCTATTACAGATTGGGTGAATATAATTATCCGCTAGTTGTATTGTCTGTCGTTATAATTGGAGCTGTTTTAGCGTTTCTTTATTATAATCTGTCTAATTATAGAACCAATAAAATATTCATGGGAGATACAGGGTCGATGTTATTGGGCTTTTTATTAGCATTTACAGGGATTTGTTTTATAGATATATTTATAGATAAAAAGCTCCCGGATATACCAAGATACCATTTGCAATCTGCACCTGCGATCGCAGTAGCTATCTTGATTTTACCAATTGTAGATACATTAAATGTAATTATTGTAAGGCTTTGGAATAAAAAATCTCCATTTGAAGCTGATAAGAACCATATTCATCATAAGCTTTTAAAGCTTAATATAACACATAGGAGATCAGGGATTTATATTATAATGTATTATCTTTTTATAGTTATGGTTGCTTATTATTTAAGACATATCGATGTAAATTTATTACTTCTGGTAATTGTCATATTAGGCTTTGCAGGTGCTTATTTCCCGGATTTTATTTATTACACCAGAAATAATAAAAAGTAA
- a CDS encoding polysaccharide biosynthesis/export family protein, whose protein sequence is MNYFKNLFLLILPIFFTSCITKKDVRYLQPNENLVINEEGLVPYNIPIYRITKNDILNLNIVTTPKGDAAQFYSTLNTSGSTVTPNSNVNAAATMGRTGNNGGGNTNFYFNGLKVDSNGDINVFGIGYIKAEGRTIEEITKEIQEKVNENFQDGKSQVRLNTDGITYYILGDTEGIEISGEKIAHKNTLTITEALAINGGLNKSVDRKSIVIHRKLPEGIKIAKIDLTREDVMNSPYYYIQNGDEIYLNTRGKSLNGLGKDPIQTIATGVSLITTALSVYLILTRL, encoded by the coding sequence ATGAATTATTTTAAAAATTTGTTCCTTCTAATACTACCTATTTTTTTTACTTCTTGTATTACAAAAAAGGATGTGAGGTATTTACAGCCTAATGAAAATCTTGTGATTAATGAAGAAGGGCTTGTCCCTTACAATATTCCTATTTATAGGATCACTAAAAATGACATATTAAACCTTAATATTGTTACAACACCTAAGGGAGATGCCGCACAATTTTATTCAACATTAAATACTTCGGGAAGTACGGTAACTCCAAATTCGAATGTGAATGCTGCGGCTACCATGGGGCGTACAGGGAATAATGGAGGAGGAAATACTAATTTTTATTTTAATGGGTTAAAAGTAGACTCCAATGGAGATATCAATGTTTTTGGTATCGGTTATATTAAAGCTGAAGGAAGAACAATTGAAGAAATAACGAAAGAAATCCAAGAAAAAGTAAATGAAAACTTCCAGGATGGAAAATCACAAGTGAGATTAAATACAGATGGTATTACTTATTATATTCTTGGAGATACTGAGGGAATAGAGATTTCAGGCGAAAAAATTGCCCACAAAAATACACTAACTATCACCGAAGCATTAGCTATTAATGGAGGGCTAAATAAAAGTGTTGATAGAAAATCAATTGTAATTCATAGAAAATTACCAGAAGGAATTAAAATAGCAAAAATAGATCTTACCCGTGAAGATGTAATGAACTCACCATATTATTATATACAAAATGGAGATGAAATTTATCTTAATACAAGAGGAAAGAGTTTGAATGGATTAGGAAAGGATCCGATACAGACGATAGCGACAGGGGTTTCATTAATTACAACAGCTTTGTCAGTTTATTTAATTCTAACAAGACTTTAA